The nucleotide window TGTCCTGACCCCTGTGTGTGCATATGGAGAGATGATTCAGCAGTTACTCTGTGATTATCGGCTGTTCTGCAAGGACACCTTCATCTTCCTGAATAATTCTGTAAATCAAAAAGGATTAATTATTTAAAGGTCATGAAAGCCTGCACAGCAATGCAGGGTGTTAAAGTGTAGTTCAGTTCACCCTTTCGTGTGTTTTAGAAATCTCATGCCTCTCTTTATAAGGAATCTGTTGTTCTTAGGCAGCCAGCAACACAGCATACTTTTATACATAACAAATGAGATATTGATAAGAAACCAGAGAATTCTTCTGACACAGAGAGATccccaagaaaaaaataacttaaaaaaacattattttaccagcttttcatctcatttgcattacCAATCAGAAATCTTGTGATTTTAGGAAAAGCCTGTTGTATTGTGGCACCAGGCTCTGCAAATCTTCATAAAGGAAAATGGATTTTCCCTGTGCAATGATACCTATTTTATCTCAGAAATTTTATCCTCTGCAATTGGTTGTGATAAACTtactgaaaacaataatttcattctGGCCTAACTCTTGATTGACACcagttattttttaaaatcatgTCTGGATACCTCTGGCCCTGTGTAGATCTTACTGAGGGTTAACACAAGATCAGCTTGTTTAGAATTTGCATATGGGGCATTTTTGGGTATTATTGAGATCAGTCACTCTGCCAAAAAGTTTCCTTAAAACTAAAGGTCTGACAGATACGAATCCATTTGGAAATAATATTTTTAGTGTGAAGCCATCAAACGTACACTGCCCCCTTGTTATTAAATCAAGAAATTGAGATTCAGGGGCAAATTCATTGTTTGAAAACATTGTTGTTTCAGgaattcaaaaattcaaataggAAGAACCCATCCCTTGTGAACATGTGGATCAAATTTCCAGTGCTACAAATTTCTTGTACGGTAATATATCGAACACAAGGAAGAGCGTTTTACCTGATGTCCAAATACAGAGAAGTGGGCTGAAAAACTTGATATAGTCTCTTAAAGAGTGaataattcttagagaaattcaaagcaaaatttcACCGTATTTTACGATAATTAGGATCTCAAGGATCACATGCCCAAATCTCCTTCACAGTAGTGATTGCCTTTGCTTTTCGTGGTTTACTAGTGATTTGCGAAAGTCGTTTCTTCAACTTGCTCGAAGTCGACTGAATTCCGTGCTTGTTCGGCAcaacctctttcccagggcttttcatctccccaccccagaGAGGTAGAATTGTGTATGGCTTTTGTATGGCTTTGCTGGCAGGGGGGCCCCGCTGCTTTGctggaaataaaaatattttactgAAGCGCACTTTCAAGGGTACACTGCTTACCAGTCATTAAATGAAGACCTTAAGACTCTAACCCAGGGGCGAATTCATTATTTGAAGACAACTGTTTCTAGATTTCAAAAATTCCAAAGGGAAGAACCCACCCATGCTGAACATCTGAATCAAATTTCCAGTGAGACATTTGATGTGTTCTTATCTGGAGCAAATTTCTGGTCAAAGTCGACTGACTTCGGTGGCAGTGAGTTTCAGTCGTGTTGATActagcgaccttcagatcgagtacgagtacgactacgagtacgagttttttcCGTTCTGAGCACGCGCTGTAGGTTTAAAGGGcgaaattttcgaagtgcgcgcgctcagaacttaaaactcgtgctggtagtcgtcctcgtactccaatctgaaggtcgctaatattattttgtgcctTGCCATGGATGACTTCTCACCTGAATGGGAAGATGACTTTGTGAAAATCGAAATGAAAGAACTTCAGCGTGAAATCGATGTGAGTGGCGTTACTAACATTAAAGAGTTCTTACGCAAAAGGCTTGAAAGGTGGCGAGAGGTAAAGGTGAATATAGCAATCACTGGCGACTCGGGCTCTGGGAAATCCAGTTTCATCAACGCTATTAGAGAGTAAGTCAAACAACAATAGATGGTGTTAAGTGTCTGACATTTCTGAGCAATTTATATATGTAGTGAATGCTTATTTAAATTGTTGGTCCTCTCTGGCACGTTTTACCACTTTTGCCAGGGACTAAGACCTAAGACGAAGACAAAGTCCTTGAAAACTGAGACCCAAAAGCTATTCGCCGCTGTTTTAGGTTTAATTAATGTATTTTTGAACCGGGAACCCTGGAATATTCAAGATCACAATTTTTCACATACCGGAAACCtgttatcgaaaaaaaaaatgaaacgtCTTTTTACGGCCGTTTTATAGTATTCTCATGTTATCTTTTTCTTTCGCAATTCTAATTAAACTTCGGCATCACGCGAACTCAAAACATGTATAATTGAAACGTTACAATTTttgaggtcttagttttcgagacaccccttTTGCCAGGAGTTGTTCTTTGGTCCTGAACAAGGAGACACTTtattatttgaaaatgaaatatattGGATGGGGAAAATTTCATTATTTAAAGTCAAATTACACCTCTTTCCTCGCCCATGTTTTGAtgttagggagcattcattttttagaagggggggggggtgggccggaggaattcaggggagggtcattaactttttgcctgcccaaaaattgagggtcagcataaatttgacacaacaaagaggtgggtcactataaattttattgtttcccGGAgaagggtcacattttttaacaccaaatataaagggagggccaggagattttacattcatgctcatagggattcctccagCCCAcccccccccttctaaaaaatgaatgctgccTTAGTCTGATAGACAGAAGTACCACCAACATTTGAATTGAAAGCTCTGTCATGCTTTCTTTGTACGTGACATTCTAGAGCAATCATTATTTTTAAAGGAAAGCCttgtttataaaataaaaattaactgaacaaaaaaaaaatggtatcaCTAGGGTAATACAGCTgctttaaaattgaaaaaaaaaacaacaacaaagcaaaagaaaaacaaaacatgaagaAAAATTTCCCAAGGAATTGAACCTGCAAATGAAACTGTGCAACACCTTGAGACTTAGCAAGCAGCCGTTGACAATATTCGTACTGGTGCACTTCAGGTCAAACAAATAATCCAATGGGTTTGTTTCTACCAAGAAGCGAAGTTTTCTCAAGCAGGAACTGATACAATGTGGAGTTATATTAAATTTGAGTAGAACAGTACTGACCACCCTCGATCTCATTGGTAGGTGAAATTTAATCCAACCAAATGTGAGGTCATGAGAATCTCACATATCAGGTTCTGAGTTAAGAAATGTGTCTAATTATTAAGATCTTGGAGCTGTTATGGCAAGTGATCTGAAATGGTCAAAGCATGTAGTTCACAAAGCAAATAAGGTACTTGGCTTACTTAAGCACACAGTACTGGTGGTGaaaataaagatatttttttcaaatttgtacAAAGCTTTGGTTCGTCCAATCTTAGAATACACTTGCCCGGTGTGGTCACCACACCTAGCCAAAGACATCTATAAAATGTTGAAGGTACAAAGGAGAGCGTCGCAAAGTGCCCTAGACCAAAAGGAGATGATGTGTAAAGAGAGGTGTAAAATACTTAAATGCACGAAGGTGGGAATTTCTTTCCCTGGTGGAGTGCTACAAGTTTGTATTCAACCTGAATGAACTTTATTTCTGCAACTATTTTGAACTGTGCAGGAACATTAAGAGGAAATCTAACCGTCCATATAGGATACAAACCAAACTCGAAAAATTGAACTGTTATAaacattcttttctttgttaaaaTAATCAAATCTTGATCTTCCAAGTAATGTAATCAACTGCTGTGATAGTCCTAATGTTAAAAGGTTTAAATTAAGATTGAaaaatcacatgaatagttATTGAACAGACATTTTATACTTACACTTATTACTGATATTTATCTTTTATTTATCTGATTTTTACATATCTTTATTAACCGGTTTTTATGGTGACTTTGATTTTTACATGCCTTTTTTTATTAAGGGATCCTTGATATAGGGTTAACCCTCTGGGTTTCCTTTTCCTAAATAACTGCATTTACATGCtcgttattttgaaacaaagtaTTGTATTAACAGTAACTACTTGCACGTCTTGAGGGCCTGTTTATTTCCTGTTGGATAGTGTTGGAAAGCTTAGGAAATGCAACTCAttttgagggttgtccaatacacctgggcccagttccttaaagcccgattaagctaaccctggattagtggaaaattttaattgctatttctttaccgctaaagaaggGACTGCAACAAATttgtggcccaaaaaggttataaattataaattacttttccttaaaccttactcttgtgaaaaatccttctttaacggtaaataaatagtgATTAAAATTctccactaatctaggattagcttcaTCGGgttttgaggaactgggcccaggatAATGAGATTCCTGGCATGTTATGTAGGCATCATAAAGTGTCCTGCTAATCCTAACCCCCACTAAAACCTAACCAAACTACAGTGGATGCAGTTCTAAGGCTtaaagggacactttgtgatgtcttacAAAATTgccatgaatctcattatgttcatatattggacatgtatgctCATTTTGGCAAAAAAGTAACTAGGATATTTGTCTAATATTCTATCCTACAAATGCCATTATTTCCGCTAGACTATACGAAGATGACGATGGAGCAGCACCCGTTGATGTCACTGAGTGTACAAGAGAACTGACTGCGTTTGATCATCCAACCAGCTCCAACATCAAGTTTTGGGATCTACCGGGAATAGGCACCCCTAACTACCCTGACATGGAAACATACGTCCAAAAGTTGCAACTGGAGAGGTACCACACCTTTCTGATCTTTACAGCCACTCGCTTTACCACAAACGACTTGCTGCTTGCTGAGAAAATCAGATCAATGAAAAAGTCGTTTTTCTTCATTCGCACcaaaattgatgaaaatgtCAGAGGGGAGTCACGAAAGCGCGCATTTAATGAAGAGGCCATGCTGATGAAAATACGGCGCGATTGTGCAAAAAATCTTGGTGACCTTCTCTCAAACGAGGAAGATATATTTTTGATAAGCAATCATGAGGTAGACAAGTGGGATTTTGTGCGACTAACCCAGGCCATCCTCGATGCTCTCAGCAGATATCAGCGAGAGAGTTTGACTTTATCCCTCGGCAAAGCAATTACGAGATCTTCGGAGAAAATTTTTCAGAGAAAAGCCGATGTCTTAAAAGCACGGTTATGGATGGTCGCAGCAGCATCCGCAGCAGCTGCCACAGTATCTGCTGCCATAGTTCCTTTTCCTGGCTTTAACAGTGTGAATATTGATCATCCGCTGATATTGAGAGAGCTCGACCTTTACAGAACTGAATTTGGTCTTCCAGAAGAAGAATCTGCTGAATACGAAAAGCTGAATTTCGCCACTAGAGAGAAAGTCCAGAAAGTTGTCTCCATAAGGACTGTCGCACAGCTAAGTAGATTCCTGGCGCCCTATGCAGCTGAGGCAACTGGAAAAGAAGTGTTACGTTACGTTCCAGTGGTAGGCGTGGCTATAGCAAGCAGTATGTCATATCGAGCGACATACCATGCGTTAGAAAAGCTCCTGGGAGCTATTGAGGACTTGGCTTTGAGTGTTCTTAAGGAGGCCCACGAGGAGACTTCCGCGGAATTGGAAATTGATTAAAATCACAGACTCATTATAATTAAAATCATAGACTTATTATAGAGTTATTTTCACATTTTGTGATGCGTATGATTTTAAGAATTTTCGCTATGCTGTGAGTGATAAAAACGGTGGACCCGTTGGCATTTTGCCTCGATTTTATGTGGTAAATCAGTAGCCATAATGATCACAGACATCTCCTCATACCACATGTTCGTTCAAAGTGCGTGGTGGACCAAAATAAGCAATACGATTGATACTAGTCATGAAAACATAGGTAAACTGTGTTAGTAATGGTGAAGAAGAACAATTAAATGCTGCAATTCGAGCGAGCGAATGCACTTCACAGATCTTTGATTATACCTCGCTTAGAAGTTTGACAAAACACTCGGAGACTGCAGTTAGGTTGGGTATCCACTTTCAACTTTACCTTGtgttctaaaataaaatgatgcAATCAATGGTGAAAGgtatgataaaaataataaagaaaaagtacCTGAAATCGCTCCAAGTTAAAGGACTGCACGGTTAGTTGTGCTCTTATGAAATTTGTTGAAGTTGCATTGATTTCCACAAATGTTCTAAATGAAATGTGAGCCGATTTTGGTTAACGTTTTCTCTTCAGTTGAAAGGCTGACTAATTAATGTGACAGGGTTTTGCCTCAAACCGTTTTGTAGTTACTTCAAGTAACTACAAACGGGTGTTTCCACCGGAACTTCAGGTAGAAAGGGAAACAATGTTTTCCCTGCTTCAATAGTATTTTAAACATTATCatttgtcattttatttttctatctCGTGTAGTTTTTTTCTCTACTTCAGTGTCGATGATTTATATTTCTTCGCGATTGTCTCTTGTTAATGAGCCTGCCGCGGGTAATGCACTGGATTGCATGGACTTCGTACAAAGTTTGCGTTCGTTCATGCATGGCTCTTCGTCGTTCTTCTGTACAAAGTTTATTTATATTAATATTCAATAAGTGAGAGTCAGAGTACCGCATCGTTGAAGACAAAacagggaaaaagaaaagagctgAAGGAGAAAGAGGTTTTGCAAAGAAGTACGAAACTAAGTACAACAAACGGTACGAACAGCGATATCCGTGCGCAAGTTCAGGATTGGCAGTATAAGTACCACTGCAATTTGTGTTATGGCGACAATTCGTGTGAGAAAGGTGGCATCAATAATTTCCACTTTAACTACATTTCCCATGCAAGCAAATACCATTATCAAAATATGGGATAGGGACGAATAGGCCCAATAGCTTTTACTGCCTGTAAAAACTCCACTATTTTCCATTGACTATGATCTCACAATGCAGGGAATGGCACCTAGGAGGCCTATGTTGTAAAATTTTTCCCGGGCGTGCATGTCCCCGGACCGCCTACGGCACTCGTGAGTGCGTCTTGGCCGCACCCAAACATCCCTTTTTTTAGTTTCACAG belongs to Acropora muricata isolate sample 2 chromosome 9, ASM3666990v1, whole genome shotgun sequence and includes:
- the LOC136928135 gene encoding interferon-gamma-inducible GTPase 10-like, translated to MDDFSPEWEDDFVKIEMKELQREIDVSGVTNIKEFLRKRLERWREVKVNIAITGDSGSGKSSFINAIRELYEDDDGAAPVDVTECTRELTAFDHPTSSNIKFWDLPGIGTPNYPDMETYVQKLQLERYHTFLIFTATRFTTNDLLLAEKIRSMKKSFFFIRTKIDENVRGESRKRAFNEEAMLMKIRRDCAKNLGDLLSNEEDIFLISNHEVDKWDFVRLTQAILDALSRYQRESLTLSLGKAITRSSEKIFQRKADVLKARLWMVAAASAAAATVSAAIVPFPGFNSVNIDHPLILRELDLYRTEFGLPEEESAEYEKLNFATREKVQKVVSIRTVAQLSRFLAPYAAEATGKEVLRYVPVVGVAIASSMSYRATYHALEKLLGAIEDLALSVLKEAHEETSAELEID